Within Anopheles ziemanni chromosome 2, idAnoZiCoDA_A2_x.2, whole genome shotgun sequence, the genomic segment TGGttaattttttgcttctcccTCTGCTGCGGAAAGCATAATCCCCGACCCCTACTACCGGCTTCATGTGTGTCCAGTAAGTCCAGTGTGTCCACATCAAGGCCGAGTCGGTCTCCCGACCTGGGGTGAAAAGTGCAAGTCAACTGCAACGCTGGCAAAGCGAGGGGTCCTGCGTAtcctgctggtggtggtggaccaTATGACTCACCCACTGCTTTCGGAGGAAGCCCATTTATCGCACGGAGGAGGGTTGCATTTTTCGATTACTCACCTTGTTTGGCGCTTGAAGGTGAAGTGAGAACAGCTGCCATTAGAGAGAACACAAACATTGGGTAGATGGGTTTTCGGGGAAGCCACAcgcacaaaaacaaatgtccCTTTAAACCCCCCTAAACGGTGAAGCTAATGGTCACCGGTCAGGTCAGAACCCCGACTCACGTTGTGCATGAGGTGCATTTATTTGGAAGCAGCAAACGTTGACAAGGGTAAGAAGTGCTGTGGCTCGCGATGATGATTCACGTGCGTTAATAATTCTCGTTTTTATTAAGTTATCTACGccacaataaaagaaaacccaaaacaataACCGGCCATCCCGAGAAACGAAAGGACCGTCCGGACAAGCGGACAATATTGCATTAGACGCCGGCGTTTGCAGGAGCAAATGATGCAGACCCAAATGCGGAAAAGGGAGTCCGGGGTCGGAGGGTGAGGGGCGCACGTACGTTAGGGTAAAAAAACGCTCGTCTTGTACACATCCCGTGACCGCAAAAGCAAAAGGACACCACTTCAGACGAAACAAAAGCGCACAGCCCCGAGTGTCCTTCTTTTGTCTCCGGTCACGTACATCAGCAATGCACTAACTAGGTGAAAAAGAGTTGTCTCCATCAGAATTACGTGACGAGCTGGTGGTGCCACGTCTTTCATTGTTTCATTACCGAGCGGGCCAACGATCCTCCCCGTTCCTGGGCCATCGTTTCCTCTGCGTTACACGTTGGCGAAGCTAGTAACACCCGAGCTCGAGACACCATACGATTGGATAGCCAGAAGTTCATATCCGCACATCGGAATGGGACGGAAATTTGTTTCTTAGGAGACATGCATTTTTCACTTAACACTCGCAGATCTCTTCGGTGCGATTAGGAACCCGCGAGAGACGTTGCGATCCAAATCTCTCAAAATTTAAAACCGCCAAAAACCGCGCCGACCGAAGGTTAGAGGCCCCGTTTAGACACATGGCTAATTGGAATCAATTTATCCCTCTGTCTTGGCTAAATTGTTTAATTGGGCTGGAGCTATGGGCGGAAATATGCGCTCGTTCGTTTCCAGTTGCCTTGTCGTGAAATTTTCGGACATTTCTGATTCCGCGTCAGAGTCCCTTTGTGCGGAATTACGCCGATGGCAGGTCGACAGGATACAGACCGCATTGCTGACTGTTTAAACTACTTGGCTTCACGATGACGGGATATTTCATGCTCAGGGCGCTTTGACAGACGAATTCTGTTTGGCCGCTGGTCATGCGGTACCTGAAGTAGATGCcgcgaaaaatgaaaaaaggtgTGCATGGATTCGAAGGAATAACATGTTTATCTGCAGTCAGAACGCATTACGTCCCATCCGAGAGACAAGGTTCTCATAGCTTTCGATgacttcaatttcaatttacgatAATGGAGAAATAATGGATTAATCAGTGATCCGTGGCATGCCGTGGCAGCCAAAGGTTCGAGTGTCGAGTGGCAACTTAAATCGACGAGCCGCAGGAAGGATGATTCCCTATCCCCTCCCCCTCGCTACCACACCACcattctctttctcttcctcCATAACTCTCTCCAAAAGGCACATTTTCGAGCGCGTTACACATTATAAATCACTCGCGTCTGATCGCTTTGAAGCAATCATTTGCGCCCGCCGGTGCATATGGGTTGCAATTTTCtcctcttttttcgtttcgaccACCGCCAGTTCCTCCCCCTCCCGCAGGCAgtggtgtttcattttttgacTATCTCCTGCTTTTTTTCGGGTGGTAGATTTTCCCAACATTTCCATCGCCATTGCGTGCTTCGTGCGGTTCGTTGCTCGCCACGGCTTTACGCAGCGCTCGGCAAGAAAGCGCGTTCGTAGTGGCAATATATTTAATCCTTCGTTGAACTGGAAAAATCGATTCCGATGCACTTGCATTTTTTATGTGCCCTCGTCGCCCGGTCCGCTCTGTGGGTGTGCGAAAAACGGGTTCGCGTATGGATGCAGTAAACAGGCGTGCCGGAGGGGTTTAAGGAGGAATCGGGGAAGTCCACTGCGGTTTTATGCTTTCCTGCCCGAGGATTGCCAGGACCGACAGTTGGCCCCAGCACGTGGGTTGATTACAGCCCCTCGGGTGGTGGTAGTAGTGGATAATGTTTGCGGCAATGTAGATAGATAGTAAAGGTTAGTTTTAGCCGCCGGAGCGCGACGATACCGTGAACAAGCGATaaaatgaactatttcggAGATGGATCATAAATTTGGTTTTTAAAGCCAATCAAGTGCATGTTACGGTCCGGTGCTTTGGGGCACCCCTAAAAAACCGAGGGCAATCTGGGAAAAGTGTGGTTGCGagcacaaaaaaccaaacggttgaataaaaataaatagatcaAATGGATGGATTGGCGTGTTTTTTCAGAAAGGGGAATGACGAACTGCACCTCACTCTCTGTATCCAtgagaaaacaataaattttgaagaaaCGCCACCCTCGCGGCACACCTCCTTCTCGACTATGCGTGGATGTCTTAATTTACGCCTTCAATGGCAGTCTATCGATATGTTTGTGTACGTATTTTCATGCTGGACTAAGCACGTCGGTAACCACAGCAGAGATGAGTTGGGAAACATTGGAATCGTAAATGTCACGACGTCGCCCCAGATTTACCCCCGAGGCCAGCGGGAGGAGTGGCTTACTGTTCGGGCGGACATGTGATGCGATCGTTTAATTTACGATGATGAAGGATTGCATTGAACTCCGCTTGCCCGGCGCGTTATGATGCGTTATGCTATGTTGGGCCTAGGCTATCAAGCCGGCGATCGGCTTCAGCGAACACGGTGCAAGGGCGGTCATCAAACGTCGCGAAAACAACATGCTGTTGATGGGAAAGGTAACGGACGGGACGGCTAATTGATTGGTAGAACGTTTTGGTAGATCGCATTGTTAGTGGGAACGGTTCGGCTTTCCGCTGGAGCCGCAGGGAAGTGTTGTGTGTTCAAACCGACCACCAGAGGTCGTCGCCGAGTATGTATTCGTACGACGAgatgatgctttctttaaGCGCATGCGTTTTTCCCGCGAGTCGTGCCAGGAGAAAACGGACTGCTCGCTCGCTCTTCTTGGGAATATAGTGCACTTCAAACCGGATCGGAAATGTTCAtcgttatgttttattttagtcAATTTCGATTGAACTATGCAGATAATCACTTCGAACTGCGAAAGACTTGTGACACAAATTACACAGATCTCCAAAGTTACCATTGTCATGTATGAAGAAGGCAAAGCATGGAATGCTGCGTTAAAATAACTTATGGTGGAGAAGCTGGCTCGGTAGTTTAAACCGTGATGCACTCGTGCAGTAATGTCGAGCgtttgacgacgacgacgacgaatggTGGACGCGATGGAGCAACCTCGGGTTGAGCCTCGCGTTAGTCGTTAGTTACCACGCGTTGGGGCAAAAGGTACACACGTGCGGCCGGTTGTGGGATTTGTCCGCCGTTCCTTAGGCCAAACAGAGTTTGATGGTGTGTGGTGGGGTGGCTTGAGTGGTGCtggtgtacgtgtgtgtgtttgtataaaaggaaaacaccgCAATGATCCTCATTGAACAAGGAAAATAGCTAGCTGATGCCCGATCGTTCATGATGGTTCGTGGAAAACACTAAACAAGAGCAAAGTTGTACCGTGATGAGCCAGGATAGACAAAGCTCgtcctccctctctctctctctctctctctcgttcgcTTGATGGACAGCAAGCGACGTGCGGGGTGATTCGAAGTGAGGTGCTTTTTGACGCTGATGATTGGTGATTGCATGAATTATTTCCGTTAAATTAAGTGTATATACACTAGCGCCCGGTGCCAGTGTGCAAGTGATAGTCAATAATCGATGAATGAAAGTGCATCGTTATGTGGTAGCAGATACCTGCAGACAGCGTGCAGCGTGCAAGAGTGCACCCAGAGAACGTGAAGGACGCACCGCAAGGGGCAGCGAGTGAGGGGCAAGatcaattaaaaaatgatAGCGTGGGCTTCTGCTATGTGGAATATCGCCGATGAAACGATATGAGCACGTATGTGTACGCTGCAGGTTGTTGGGAAATACGAAAACAATGTACGAGATGTGGTGTTGGATAGTAATTTTGCAGTTCTTCCTGATAAAAGGTACGTAAACACATCACAAACGTCCTAGACTAACATGCACTCATTATGGGTTCAAAATATCTGTCGATGTACATCTGAGAAGTACGATATCCTTGGCGAAGTACGGTCCATTGTAGAAACAGAGTTCCAGACTTGTCTAGAACTCAACCTTCTTCTGTAGCATTCATCAGAGAAGCATCTTGCTAACTAAGGTCTGCCTGAATCGGCAGGATTagattcgttttatttttattggagTGCTCCAGGTGGAGCATCTAGCGTTGTGCCGCAGCATGGTTTATCGATCTGGCGTAGGAATTAATTTCGTAAATTTGTTTCCCTTCTTTCCACTCTTTCCCGAAACGGTCCTGTTCCGGCGTCAGAGTTCGCTTCAGGTATCATGCTCACCGAGGTGCGGGTGCCCATGCACACCATCAAGGGCCACTCGGTGCGATTGGAGTGTCACTATAATATGGAAGGCGAAGCGCTCTACTCCGTGAAGTGGTACAAGGATGGCCGCGAATTTTATCGATATGTGCCAAGGGACGACCCGCCGGGAAGCGTTTTCCCCCAGCCGGGCATCTTTGTCGACGTGAGTAGGGAGGGAGAGGAGATAGAGCGTGGGCAGGGTTCCCGAATCCAAAGTTTTCCCttggtttttttctcgcaGTTGCTCAACTCGACCAGCGACCAAGTGGTGCTGGACACGATCGATCTCTCCTCAAGCGGCAAGTACCGGTGCGAAGTGTCCGCCGAGGCTCCCTCCTTCCAGACGGTCTCGGACCATGGCGAAATGCTGGTTGTGGGTGAGTAGATGCAGTGCAGGCCTGCAGGTGGGGTAGGGTAGGGTTCTCACTCGGTTCTCACCCCTTCTCTCGTAGTTCTACCGGAGGAAGATCCGTACATAACGGGCGGGAAGCCACGCTACCAGATCGGCGATGTCGTGCGAGTGAACTGCACATCTGGCCGCTCGAAGCCCGCGG encodes:
- the LOC131282874 gene encoding uncharacterized protein LOC131282874, with protein sequence MKRYEHVCVRCRLLGNTKTMYEMWCWIVILQFFLIKEFASGIMLTEVRVPMHTIKGHSVRLECHYNMEGEALYSVKWYKDGREFYRYVPRDDPPGSVFPQPGIFVDLLNSTSDQVVLDTIDLSSSGKYRCEVSAEAPSFQTVSDHGEMLVVVLPEEDPYITGGKPRYQIGDVVRVNCTSGRSKPAVHLTWYINGEAADGALVKQYEPVVSGPDKLETSILGLEFRVKLKHFKRGDMKLKCLATISTVYWKSNEESVEGEKIQKAPMLESRRAVSSDTRADRVQAASSDALANKYSSGLNFTCWLLAGLVLAVVALNAT